The sequence GGGTTCAACGCAGCAAAAGCACTTTCAACATTTAACGAGCATCCTGAAAAGGCATCCCGCCCATACGATAAAAACCGCGATGGTTTTGTCATGGGAGAAGGGGCCGGATCGCTGATCCTTGAAACTCTTGAATCAGCTCAGGCCCGCGGAGCGAAAATTTACGGCGAGCTTGCCGGTGTTGGTGCCTCGGCAGACGCTCATCACCTTACAGCTCCTCATCCTGAAGGCGCTGGAGCTTTGAACGCGATGAACGGCGCTCTTGACAAAGCAGGCATCACGCCCGATGCGATCGACTACATCAATACTCATGGCACGGCTACACCGCGCGGTGATATTGCAGAACTCATAGCTATCAAGAAGCTTTTCGGCGAACATGCTTACAAGGTCGGTATCAGCTCCACAAAATCGATGATGGGTCATTTGCTCGGAGCAGCAGGTGTTGTAGAATCCATCGTCTGTCTTTTGGCTATGGAACATCAGATTGTGCCCCCAACGATCAATATTGAAAATCTTGATCCTGAGGTTGATCTGGATGTCACCCCGAACAATCCGAAAGAACGCAAAATCGAATACGTACTTAACAATGGCTTTGGTTTTGGAGGCCACAACGCAACACTGATTTTCAGAAAAATTTAGGTCTCTGTAAATCATCTCCTGCTTATGGAGAAGTTCTGGCAAAAACTCGGTTCATTCGCTTTTCATCGCTCTCAAGGTGATGATAAATCCTGTACCAAAAGCAATACTGAAAACGGTTCTCTAACGATTCAGGACACCACCATAGCCTGGTTCAAGAAGCTTTTGGGATATCCCCCTTCCAATTCCAAAGTATATGTCACCGCACTTACCCACAGATCGATAGTTCATGACCAGGCCGAGCCTGCCGATTCCAATCAACGCCTCGAGTTTCTTGGCGATGCCGTCCTCGATCTCATCATTTCCGAACACCTGTATACCTGCTTTCCCGACAGCGATGAAGGAAAACTGTCGAGCAATCGGGCAAAAATCGTCAATCGAAAATCGCTTGCCGGTTTTGCCAGGAAAATATCTCTTTCTGAGCACCTGCTTATCGGAGAATCCGCCGATAAAAGTAAAATATGCTCGAGCGAATCAACGTTAGCAGATGCCTTCGAGGCACTCATCGGTGCAATTTATCTTGACATGGGCCTTGCTGAAACGAAAAATTTTATCCAGAGACATGTCATCAGCCATGTTGATCTGAAAAAACTCGATGCCGTCGAACACAACTACAAAAGCCGCCTGATCGAATATACCCAGTCACGGCAGCTTGCGCCGCCGGTCTATGCAGTTGTTTCGGAAGAAGGTGCCGAACATGAAAAGCTGTTTACCATCGAGGTATCTTGTGACGGCAAACCTTTGGGTAGAGGAACCGCCGGAAGAAAAAAGGATGCCGAGCAGTCTGCAGCAAAAGAAGCCTTGGCGACGCTCGAAACAGGCACCGGCTGAAAACCTTTGTCGGTGTACCCTTCCCGGCTTTTTTTCTGTACAGTTTAAGCATATATTGAATGTCATCTATATGTTACCCTGGCTGGCGCGTCAAGCGTTCAATGTTGCTCAGGGTTTACAAAGAGTTCATGTACCACCACTCTTTTCAACTTGTATCAGTGCAATGAAAGAAAAACTCATTTTCGATCTTTCCCGAAAAGGACGCCGGGGCGTTTGTTTCGGTACTCCCGATCTACCGTCAAAACCTGTTCAAGAGTTGATTCCCGAACGCTTTCTACGATCAGAACCTGCAGATCTTCCGGAACTTCCCGAAAGTGAAGTTGTTCGTCATTTCATACGCTTGTCGAACCTCAATTACCATGTTGATAAAAACATGTACCCGCTCGGCAGTTGTACGATGAAATACAACCCGAAAATCAATGACAGCACCTCAGACCTTCAAGGGTTCACATCAATGCACCCTTTACAGCCAGAACACACCGCGCAGGGCTCTCTCAGGCTCATGTACGAACTGAGTGAGATGCTGCGGGAAATAGCAGGTATGGCAGCGGTTACCCTCCAGCCGGCTGCAGGAGCGCATGGTGAATTAACCGGCATTTTTCTGATTAAAAAATACCATGAATCGCTGGGATCCCGGCGAAGTAAACTGCTGGTTGTCGACTCCGCACACGGGACAAATCCTGCATCGGCAGCAACCGCGAATTACGAAATCGTTTCAGTTAACAGCAACGCCGAAGGCCGAACGGACATTGAAGACTTGAAAACAAAACTCACACCGGACGTCGCGGCACTCATGCTCACCAATCCAAACACCCTCGGACTTTTTGAAAACGATATCCTCGCCATTGAAAAGCTGGTCCATGAAAACGGCAGTCTTTTGTATATGGACGGCGCCAATATGAACGCGCTGATGGGCATCACCAGGCCTGGGGATATGGGCTTTGATATTGTTCATTATAATCTGCATAAAACGTTTTCAGCACCTCACGGTGGCGGTGGCCCGGGAAGCGGACCGGTCGGTGTTTGCGATAAACTAGTTCCGTTCCTGCCTGTACCGGTTATAGAAAAAACAGAAAAGAATGGAATCACCGTTTATACCATGAATCCAGACAAGCCTGACAGCATCGGGCGCATGATGAACTTCTATGGCAATTTTGCAGTTCTTGTTCGCGCCTATACCTACATCAGAATGCTTGGAGCGAATGGCGTGCGCCGGGTTTCCGAAAATGCTATTATCAACGCAAACTACCTTCTTTCCCGGGTGCTTGAAAAGTTCGAACTTCCCTACCCGAAACCGGTAATGCATGAATTCTGTCTTTCAGGCGACAGACAGAAAAAACAACATAATGTCAGAACCCTCGATATTGCCAAACGGCTTCTCGATTATGGTTTTCATGCCCCGACAATCTACTTTCCCCTCATCGTGAGCGAAGCGCTCATGGTCGAACCTACGGAAACCGAAACGCGCGAAACGCTCGATGCTTTTGCCGACGCCCTCTTGGCAATCGCCGACGAAGCAGAAAATGACCCTGATCTCGTCCTTGACGCTCCTGTCAAAACCCCGGTAAAAAGACTTGACGAAGCCCAGGCATCGAGAAAACTTAACGTTTGCTGTTTCGGCTGTTGAGCAAGGCAGAATGACAGCATAATCTCCGGTTTTCATAATCACAGACACCGATAGGGGCGAAAAATTTTTCGCCCCTACAGAGCTATACGGTTATCAAGCCTCAATCCCGACTTGTAGGGATATCAAGCACTCATTAAAACGTATTCGATACCGACCCCTGTCGGTATCGAAATCCAAACGCCGCTCGGCCAGACACACAGGTCTGCCCCTACAAGAATTATTCCATTGTCCCTATTACCCGTTACCCTTTTACCAATCTCCCCTCTTTTAACCTAAATGTGACTTCGGAGTATTGACAATTTCGGAATATGGGCGTATACTTTACAAACAACCGAGCCATGCACTTACGCAGAACAAAAGTACTTGTCCTGAACAGTAGCTACGAACCTCTGAGCATCTGTGATGCACAAAAAGCGATTGTGCTGCTGTTCTGCGGAAAAGCTGTCACTGTCGCCCATCATCCGGAAGAGTTTGTCTGTACCGTATCCCGATCATTTCCCCTGCCGAGCATCGTACGGTTAACCGTTTATGTCCGGTTACCGTATAAAAAAATCATGCTGAACAGAAAGAATATTTTCAGAAGAGACAATTTTCAATGTCAGTACTGCGGTCGAACCGACAAACCTCTTACGATCGATCACATGGTCCCCCGATCGAAGGGAGGCGAAGATACCTGGGAAAACCTTATTACCGCATGTAGTCCCTGCAACACAAAAAAAGGTAACCGCACCCCTCAGGAAGCAGGCATGCTTCCGATGAAGCAGCCTATACGGCCCAGCCACATCATGCTGATGCGCAAGTTTATTACTGCAGTATCTGAAGATTGGAAACCGTATCTTTTCATGACATCTTCCTGAATAGAGAGATCACCACAATTTTTACCGCAGTTCAATCGTTCGATCAGGTGAACCTATAAAGGAAAAAAATCCCTGATATATTTCATTATGCTGATACGATATATAATGGTTGCAGTACTTCTGCTGCTTCATATCCCCGCTCTCGCTCTCTGTCATAGCGTTTATGCAGAGGAAACACCTGCCTACACGACAGCCACGGCACAGGAAATATTCAGCCGAAAGGATAAGTGGGTTGAAAAACAGCTGAAGAAGATGACGCTTTCTGAAAAAATCGGACAGATGCTCATCGCTCACAGTCCTGCCAAATTCCAGAGCGCTGATAACAAGGAATACCGGAAACTTTTCGCTCTTATCAAAGAGGGAAAGGTTGGCGGAGTGATGTTTCTCAAGGGCAATACGTATGATGCAGCTGTTCTCGCCAATCGTTTTCAGCTAATCGCACCCCGTCCATTGCTAATTAGCGCAGACATGGAAAAAGGCTTGGCCATGAGAATCGAGGGCACGACAGAGTTCGCCCCGAACATGGCCCTGTCGGCAACCGCGAACCCCGAACTCGTTCATCGCATGGCAGAAGTTATCGCCAGGGAAGCCAAAGCTCTCGGTATTCATCAGAGCTATGCTCCAAACGTCGACCTGAACATCAATCCGCTAAATCCGGTTATCAACACACGCTCATATGGCGACAATATTCCCTTAGTCATAGAAATGACCAAGGCGTTCATCGACGGACTCCAATCGAAAGGAATGATCGCCACAGCCAAACATTTCCCCGGCCATGGTGATGTTACGGTCGACAGTCATGTCAACCTTCCTGTTTTACAAGCTGACAAAAAACGGCTTGACAACGTTGAACTCAAACCATTCAAAGCCGCCATCGAGCATGGAGTGATGAGCGTCATGACCGGCCATCTCGCTGTTCCAAAAATCACAGGCAACATGACTCCGGCTACGCTTTCATGGAGGATCGTCACGAAACTTCTGAGAAAGGAACTGGATTTCGAAGGGCTCATCGTCACCGATGCGCTGAACATGAAAGCGCTCTATCAAAACTACACCCTTGAAGACATTTCTCTTCGCGCAGTCGAAGCCGGCAATGACCTGCTTCTTTTCTCACCAGACCCGGAACTGACGCACAATACAATCCTCAATGCGGTACGAAACGGCAAACTTTCTGAAAAGCAAATCGATAAATCGGTACGCCGGATTCTTCTCGCAAAGCGATGGCTCGGTCTTGACCAAAACCGCCTGGTCAACCTCAACGGTATCCCGCAGCAGATAAGTTTACAAAGCCACCGGCAACTTGCCGAAACCATAGCGAACCGCTCGATCACCGTTGTAAGGGACAACAAGGATGCTTTGCCGCTAAAAAAGAAGGATAACATCCTGCATATCATTTTAGAAAACAAGCGGCACTCTCTTTCAGGGGAAACATTCTCAAAAAAAATGCGGCGGACTTTTCTTGCAAAAACGATACGCATAGGAGCAGATGCAAACTCGCTTGATTACCGGAATGCCATTGATAAAGCCAAGCGTGCCTCAGCAGTAATCGTCTCAACCTATGTCGAAGTACTTTCAGGAGCCAAATCCCTGGAATTAAGCGGCCGGCAACAGGATTTTATCAATAAGCTGACCCGAGACCTCCCGTCGAAGCGTCCGTTGATTATGATCTCGTTCGGTACCCCTTACCTCATCAACCAATTCCCTGGTATGCCCGCATACATATGCACCTACTCTTCATCCGAACTCAGTGAAGACGCAGCCATCAGGCTTCTTAAAGGAGACATTACACCGGCAGGGAAACTGCCAATATCACTTACGACAAATCTTCCGTAATCATTTTTCCTTGTAAGAACTGTGATAACGGTGCTGTCGGACCCTACAAGCTTTTTTACTACATTATCGTTCAGCCTCAAAAACGATAAGTTTCAGTGCCATGACCAAAACAATCCGGGATGAATCCACAGCCAGCGCTTACTGGGGAGCGGTCAATACCTTCTGTGCTCTTCAGGATGTACACGTTATCGCCGACGCTCCTGTAGGCTGTTACAATCTGGTTGGAGCTGCGGTAATGGACTATACCGACGCGATTCCCTATCTGGAAAATTTTACCCCTACCAGCCTGACTGAAAAAGAAATTGCGTCTTCCGGCAGCTCGGAATCGGTCATCAGTGTCATTGAAAAGCTTGGCGATACAGAAAAACAAATGATCCTTGTTTCAAGTGCAGAAAGCGAAATGATCGGCAGTGATCATGAAAAGATGCTGCAACACAGATATCCGGATATCCGTTTTTTTGCATCGAACTCTCTCGGCAGCAACGAATGGCAGGGCAGGGACAGGGCACTTGCCTGGCTCTATGAAAACTTTGACGATACAAAACCTGCCGAAATCGAGCCTGGCGCCGTGAGCATCATCGGCCCATCGTACGGCTGTTTCAACAGTCCGTCCGATCTTGCAGAACTTAAACGGCTTATCATCGGATGTGGAGCATCCATCAAACATGTCTATCCGTTTGAAAGCAACCTGCACGATATCTCGGGGCTCAAAAATTCCGAAGTCATTGTCGTCATGTACAAGGAGTATGGCAAAACACTGGCTGATTTGCTTGGCAGACCTGTTCTTCAAGCACCTTTCGGCCTCGGCGAAACGGAACAGTTCATTAAAAACCTCGGCTCTCTAACAGGTAACCAAGCTCAAGCGAAAGCCTTTTTCATCGAGGAAAAACACACGACATTGCAGCCATTATGGGATCTCTGGCGAGGCCCGCAATCAGAATGGTTTCCTACCATACGTTTCGGCGTTGCCGCTGACCGGACCTATGCTGAAGGTCTTGCAAAGTTTCTTGGAAAAGAAATGGGAATGCAATGCCTTTTCAGCCATGACTCGGCTGAAACCGACAACAATGAGCTTCGTGAAGAGTTATCCACCACTCAGCCACAGTTTATGTTCGGTCGAATTGTCGATAAAATCTATCTCGCAGAACTTGACGCAAAAACCCGGTTCATTCCGGCAGGTTTCCCGGGACCGATCGTCCGTAGAGCTTTAGGTACGCCCTTTATGGGACATAGCGGTGCGGTCTACATCATTCAGGAAATCGTTAACGCACTCTACGACACCTTGTTCACCTTCCTTCCTATCACCAAAAAGTCAATGGACGATAGCTTACCAGCCAGAAAAATATTGTGGACCAAAGAAGCAAACGCCTTGCTCAAAACCATTGTCGCGAAAGCCCCGTTCATAAGCCAGATCTCTTTCGGCCGGGAGTTGAAGAAAAAAGCGGAAACGCTTGCCACAAAGCAGGGAAAAGATACCGTCACTCCCGATCTGTTGCAGATGTTGAAGTAGTGACCAGTAACAAGTGACGAGTTCCTGATTCTGGCTCCTTAATTCTGCGCACGAAGTGCGCTACTCCTTGTTCATCCTGATAAATGCCACCTCGAAAAACCGTCGCGAGCGTTATGAGTGCAAGGCGGACGGAGCACAGGAACCGGATTGTACACAAAGTACATGAGGATTCCGATTCCGACTTGTCGGAACCAACGAAGCAATCGAAACGCGCAGCAGGTTTTCCGAGGCGGCACAATTTTGAATTGTGACTATTTATTCGTAACATCCCTGACTTCTTGTCGTTTTGGGAACGAGCAGCAGTAAAAATGCTGAAAAACAGCCCTCCCTATCGACAATACACTGACTAAAAGCGGCTGGATTATCCTGAAATCAGGAAAGAAGCTGTTCAAACACAGACTTCTTCAAAGAGTATTGATAGAGACAGAAGAATTCATGTCCGACAACATAGACGTACAGGCTGCGGTAACCATTACGTTTCCTGACGGTAAAAACCGTTCATTTACCTCGGGAGTAACCGGTTACGATATAGCACAATCAATTGGACGCAAATTGGCAAAGGATGCGCTAGCCATAAAGGTCAACGGCAAACCCATCGACCTTTCTGTTCCAATTACTGAAAATGCCGAAGTAGAGATCATAACGTTCGATCATCCTGACAATATCGGGAAAGAGATCTTCTGGCACAGCGCGAGCCATATCATGGCGCAAGCTATTGAAGAACTGTTCCCTGGCTCGAAATTCGGTGCAGGACCGGCGATTGAGCAGGGTTTCTACTATGATATCGCTTCTGAACACCGCTTCACGGAAAGCGATCTCGAGATCATCGAAAAAAGAATGCTGGAGATAAGCAGGCGTTCGCTCGAAATTCGCCGTGAGGATCTCTCCAGAGAAGATGCTATTACATACTTCACCTCAACCAGAAATGACCCTTATAAGGTGGAGATTCTGGAAGACACGCTCAAAGATACGCCAAGAGTCTCTATTTATCACCAGGGAAATTTTGCCGACCTCTGTAGCGGACCACATCTTTCAAACACTTCTCAGCTCAAGGCGGTAAAGCTGACCAACATTTCCGCTTCGTTCTGGCGGGGGGATGCTTCAAGAGAAAGCATGCAGAGAATTTACGGCATTGCTTTTCCCTCTGAAAAGCTCCTGAAACAACATCTTGCTAACATCGAGGAGGCAAGAAAAAGGGACCACCGCAAACTCGGGGCTGAGCTGGAATTGTTCATGCTTTCCCAGAAAGTCGGCAGCGGCCTGCCGATCTGGATGCCGAAAGGGGCTATTGTTCGCAGCGAACTCGAGTCGTTCCTTCGCGAAGAACAGAGAAAACGTGGGTACGTACCCGTTTACACACCACATATCGGCAATATAGAGCTGTACAAACAATCGGGCCATTACCCGTATTACAGTGATTCACAGTTTCCTCCCCTCACCTACAAAGACGATCTGGGCCGGGAGGAACAGTATCTGCTGAAACCGATGAACTGTCCTCATCATCATATGATATACAGTTCAAAACTCCGTAGTTACAGGGAGCTTCCGATACGTTTGACAGAGTTCGGCACGGTCTATCGCCACGAACAGTCCGGTGAGCTGAACGGGCTGATCAGGGCTCGCGGGTTTACTCAGGACGATTCGCACATATACTGCAGACCGGACCAGTTGGTTGACGAAATCTGCAACGCAATCGACCTCACGAAATTCGTATTTGCTACACTTGGTTTTGATGACATTGAAATCAGGCTTTCCCTTCATGATCCGGAAAACCTTGAAAAATACGGTGGAACAGAAGATGTGTGGCAGCAGGCAGAACAGGATGTCAGGGAAGCCGCCGATAAAATGGGCATCAATTACATCATCGGTGTCGGTGAAGCGAGCTTTTACGGGCCTAAAATTGATTTCATCGTCCGTGATGCACTTGGAAGAAAATGGCAGCTCGGCACCGTCCAGGTTGACTACGTGATGCCAGAAAGGTTCGATCTATCCTATATCGGCAGCGATGGACATCCGCATCGACCGGTAATCATTCACAGAGCTCCTTTCGGTTCCATGGAACGATTCATCGGTGTTCTCATTGAACATACTGCCGGGAACTTTCCTTTGTGGCTTGCCCCGGTTCAAGTGGCCGTCCTGCCGATCACCGAAGAGGTTCACGATTATGCCAGCACTGTTCACCAAGCACTGCTCGACAATGCCATACGTGCCGAACTTGACCTGCGAAGCGAGAAAATAGGCAAAAAGATTCGTGAGGCAGAAGTAGGTAAAATCCCTTATATGGTGATCATCGGGCAGAAAGAAGCTGATTCCGGGGAAACTTCACTGCGCCGCCACAGAAAAGGCGATCAGGGGAACCTAACGATCGAGCATTTGCTGCAAAAGCTGAAAACAGAAATCAAAGAGAAATCTTGAATCAACAGCGTTATTCAAACTAATCGAGACCGTATGAGAAAAAAGAGAAGCACTCCTCAAAAGCCGAAAGTAACCTACAGGGTCAACGAACAAATCAGAACACCTGAGGTAAGGGTTGTTTTCAGTGACGGATCACAGGAGATCATGAGAACTGGCAATGCCTTGAAACTTGCAGAAGAAGAGGGGCTTGATCTCATAGAAGTACAGCCAACTGCGACACCACCCGTCTGCAAGCTTGATAATTATGGCAAACTTCAGTACAAACTCGACAAAAAAGACAAGGACAGAAAGAAAAAATCAAAACCAACCGCATTGAAAGAGCTTCGGTTTCATCCCAATACCGACAAACACGATTTTGACTTCAAAGCGGCACACCTTGAAGAGTTTCTTCGCAAGGGCAACAGGGTCCGGGCAACTGTTGTTTTTCTCGGACGCTCCATTATTTATAAAGACAAAGGTTTCGAACTTGTTGAACGGTTGACGGAACGACTCAGCAACGTCAGCAATCGCGAAGGCACTCCCAAATTCGAGGGAAAACGACTGTTTGTCTATTTTGAGCCGGACAAGAAAAAAATTGAAGTCTACGAGAGACAGCTGGCTAAAATGAACAAGGAATCACAACAGTAAGCATACACTTATAACAAAACGAGACGACCATGCCTAAAATGAAATCACATCGCGGCGCCTGCAAAAGGTTTAAAACAACCGCATCAGGGCGAGTTAAACGCGAAAAAATGAACGGGTCGCATAATCTGGAAAAGAAAAACAGAAAAAGAACCCGACGTCTACATCAGTCAACTCTGGTAGACAAAGCTCAGGAAAAGCAGATTAAGCGCATGATCCTTGCTTAATACAGAGTTCTATTGTTAAACATTTAAATCGAGACTACGATGCCAAGAGCTACAAATGCAGTTGCATCACGCACAAGAAGAAAACGGATATTAAAGAAGGCAAAAGGATACTGGGGTTCACGCGGCAATATTCTGACCGTTGCCAAACATGCTGTCGACAAAGCGGAACAGTATGCTTACCGTGACAGAAGGGTCAAGAAAAGAACGTTCCGTGCACTCTGGATTATGCGCATCAACGCAGCAGCCAGGGAAAACGGTACAAGCTATTCCCGCCTGATGGATGCGATGAACAAGAAAAATATCGACATCAACCGCAAAGCACTGGCTGAAATTGCCGTAAAGGATCCAGCCGCATTCAGCCAGATCGTTAAATCAGCCATAGGTTAAGACTGTAAGCAGCTACTACATTCCATGAAAAACAGCATAGAATCGTTACAGCGGGAGATTGACAGGTTCATCATTGAGAGTACTGAACAACTGGAGGCATTTCGTCTCCAGTTCATGGTGCGCAAAGGCAGTATAGCCGAACTCTTCAATCAACTGAAAAACGTTTCACCAACCGAACGCCCGGTTTTTGGACAACTGCTGAATCAGCTGAAACTGTCTGCCGAAAAAAAGTACGATAGAGAGAAAAAGCAGCTCGATACTCCATCGTCAAGCACAGGAAAGAAGCATCTCGATCTTACCCTTCCCGGCCGGCAAGAGTACTCCGGCTCCGAACATCCTGTGCAGAAAGTTCTGGGAGACATGAAACAAATCTTCCGGTCCATGGGATTTACGATAGCAACCGGTCCGGAACTTGAGCGAGACAGTTATAATTTCGACATGCTGAATTTTCCTGCAAACCACCCGGCGAGGGATATGCAGGATACCTTTTTCATTACCAGAAACGATGGGGAAGATAATCTTCTCCTCCGGACACATACCTCACCGGTACAGATCAGGGTCATGCTCGATGAAAAACCTCCGATCAGGGTCATCTGCCCTGGTAAGGTATATAGAAATGAAGCCATCAGTGCACGCAGCTACTGTGTCTTCCATCAGCTCGAAGGGCTGTATATCGATAAACACGTCTCTTTTTCCGACCTGAAAGCAACGATCTATTCTTTCGCGAAGCAGATGTTCGGCAGCACTGTACAACTTCGTTTCAGACCGAGCTTCTTTCCGTTTACCGAACCCTCGGCCGAGGTCGATGTTACCTGTTACCTCTGCGGCGGCAAAGGCTGCCGTGTCTGCAAAAAATCCGGTTGGCTTGAAATTCTGGGATGCGGAATGGTTCATCCGAACGTACTCAGAAACTGCTCGATCGACCCGGATGAATATTCCGGTTTCGCATTTGGCATGGGAGTCGACCGCACCGCGCTCTTACGATACAAAATCGACGACATTCGCCTTCTTTTTGAAAACGACGTCAGAATGCTCGAGCAATTCTCTCAGTAATCTCCATAAAAGCCATACCGCCCCGTGAAACAGTTTTTCTGGATTTCACGGAGCGGCGTGACTCTCTTCCGGAAGCGCGTATGCATGGCGACCGATAGTCGCGAAACAGTCCTTTTGAGTCTGCCTCTTTTTACCAATCACGTCATAAGCATTTTCGACTACTTATCTTTTATGCTCAGCGCCCAATCTTCCATAGCCTTGTTAGCCATGGGATTCGGAGCCTCGAGAAAGGTTATGACAAACGCATCATCCATTTCGGCAACCCCTATCGAGCGTGGACGTACCGAAAGCACACAAGGGCTCGGCAGTTCTTTTCCAAAACAGAAAAGAATGTTTTTAGCACCAAGTATCTGGTCGCTGATCTTTCCGTCTTTCAATGACTTTGTATGCGCATAATGATCAAATGCACCGATATACGAAACAACCGGATGGGCATCGATTTTAGATTTGAAAAAAGCCAGAATTTCGTCGACTGAGCCATAGGAGGTTTCTGACTTGTCGATTTCCAGCGTGTAGATTGGGTACTTTTCCTGAAATAGAGCTTGCCTCATGGTGTTACTCCCCAAAAGAATTTGTGATATGCTTCCTGCAGTTGACACTACAAGGATAAAATAAAACCATATAACGTATTATCGCATAGTATCCGGGGCAAAATGAACAAAAAAATATGCGATCAGACATACCCGTTATCTACACGTCTATTCGTTATATAGCGCATACCTGACCGGACAGGTACAAATTCCATCAT is a genomic window of Prosthecochloris marina containing:
- the gcvPB gene encoding aminomethyl-transferring glycine dehydrogenase subunit GcvPB translates to MKEKLIFDLSRKGRRGVCFGTPDLPSKPVQELIPERFLRSEPADLPELPESEVVRHFIRLSNLNYHVDKNMYPLGSCTMKYNPKINDSTSDLQGFTSMHPLQPEHTAQGSLRLMYELSEMLREIAGMAAVTLQPAAGAHGELTGIFLIKKYHESLGSRRSKLLVVDSAHGTNPASAATANYEIVSVNSNAEGRTDIEDLKTKLTPDVAALMLTNPNTLGLFENDILAIEKLVHENGSLLYMDGANMNALMGITRPGDMGFDIVHYNLHKTFSAPHGGGGPGSGPVGVCDKLVPFLPVPVIEKTEKNGITVYTMNPDKPDSIGRMMNFYGNFAVLVRAYTYIRMLGANGVRRVSENAIINANYLLSRVLEKFELPYPKPVMHEFCLSGDRQKKQHNVRTLDIAKRLLDYGFHAPTIYFPLIVSEALMVEPTETETRETLDAFADALLAIADEAENDPDLVLDAPVKTPVKRLDEAQASRKLNVCCFGC
- a CDS encoding HNH endonuclease → MHLRRTKVLVLNSSYEPLSICDAQKAIVLLFCGKAVTVAHHPEEFVCTVSRSFPLPSIVRLTVYVRLPYKKIMLNRKNIFRRDNFQCQYCGRTDKPLTIDHMVPRSKGGEDTWENLITACSPCNTKKGNRTPQEAGMLPMKQPIRPSHIMLMRKFITAVSEDWKPYLFMTSS
- the fabF gene encoding beta-ketoacyl-ACP synthase II: MGQERKRIVVTGVGVVSPLGFSTKELWESLHQGKSAAAPISYFDTTGFSTRFACELKGFKAEDYVDSKSASRMDPFSQYAVVAAEQALKDSGLDLSAIDLARIGVVHGSGTGGMTIHDKQMRAFLDRGPRRISPFFIPMLIPDIAAGQISMRNKLMGPNYATASACATSLHAIIDAWMLLQLDMADYMVCGGSEAAITPMSVGGFNAAKALSTFNEHPEKASRPYDKNRDGFVMGEGAGSLILETLESAQARGAKIYGELAGVGASADAHHLTAPHPEGAGALNAMNGALDKAGITPDAIDYINTHGTATPRGDIAELIAIKKLFGEHAYKVGISSTKSMMGHLLGAAGVVESIVCLLAMEHQIVPPTINIENLDPEVDLDVTPNNPKERKIEYVLNNGFGFGGHNATLIFRKI
- the bchZ gene encoding chlorophyllide a reductase subunit Z encodes the protein MTKTIRDESTASAYWGAVNTFCALQDVHVIADAPVGCYNLVGAAVMDYTDAIPYLENFTPTSLTEKEIASSGSSESVISVIEKLGDTEKQMILVSSAESEMIGSDHEKMLQHRYPDIRFFASNSLGSNEWQGRDRALAWLYENFDDTKPAEIEPGAVSIIGPSYGCFNSPSDLAELKRLIIGCGASIKHVYPFESNLHDISGLKNSEVIVVMYKEYGKTLADLLGRPVLQAPFGLGETEQFIKNLGSLTGNQAQAKAFFIEEKHTTLQPLWDLWRGPQSEWFPTIRFGVAADRTYAEGLAKFLGKEMGMQCLFSHDSAETDNNELREELSTTQPQFMFGRIVDKIYLAELDAKTRFIPAGFPGPIVRRALGTPFMGHSGAVYIIQEIVNALYDTLFTFLPITKKSMDDSLPARKILWTKEANALLKTIVAKAPFISQISFGRELKKKAETLATKQGKDTVTPDLLQMLK
- a CDS encoding glycoside hydrolase family 3 protein encodes the protein MVAVLLLLHIPALALCHSVYAEETPAYTTATAQEIFSRKDKWVEKQLKKMTLSEKIGQMLIAHSPAKFQSADNKEYRKLFALIKEGKVGGVMFLKGNTYDAAVLANRFQLIAPRPLLISADMEKGLAMRIEGTTEFAPNMALSATANPELVHRMAEVIAREAKALGIHQSYAPNVDLNINPLNPVINTRSYGDNIPLVIEMTKAFIDGLQSKGMIATAKHFPGHGDVTVDSHVNLPVLQADKKRLDNVELKPFKAAIEHGVMSVMTGHLAVPKITGNMTPATLSWRIVTKLLRKELDFEGLIVTDALNMKALYQNYTLEDISLRAVEAGNDLLLFSPDPELTHNTILNAVRNGKLSEKQIDKSVRRILLAKRWLGLDQNRLVNLNGIPQQISLQSHRQLAETIANRSITVVRDNKDALPLKKKDNILHIILENKRHSLSGETFSKKMRRTFLAKTIRIGADANSLDYRNAIDKAKRASAVIVSTYVEVLSGAKSLELSGRQQDFINKLTRDLPSKRPLIMISFGTPYLINQFPGMPAYICTYSSSELSEDAAIRLLKGDITPAGKLPISLTTNLP
- the rnc gene encoding ribonuclease III, yielding MEKFWQKLGSFAFHRSQGDDKSCTKSNTENGSLTIQDTTIAWFKKLLGYPPSNSKVYVTALTHRSIVHDQAEPADSNQRLEFLGDAVLDLIISEHLYTCFPDSDEGKLSSNRAKIVNRKSLAGFARKISLSEHLLIGESADKSKICSSESTLADAFEALIGAIYLDMGLAETKNFIQRHVISHVDLKKLDAVEHNYKSRLIEYTQSRQLAPPVYAVVSEEGAEHEKLFTIEVSCDGKPLGRGTAGRKKDAEQSAAKEALATLETGTG